Proteins co-encoded in one Desulfovibrio sp. JC010 genomic window:
- a CDS encoding ATP-binding cassette domain-containing protein, with protein sequence MRAKLVSMKDLSLTLDRGPVLEGIDWDICEGEHWAVLGPNGAGKTTLMMILAGEVWPDDDTTREFSVEGEITSSPLEPLERYRMISPEHQDIFEKLAWDVTGEEVVLAGKDNTPFLYRLADDEEYVRVRDFMESLGMLDLAKRSMVKMSRGEGRKILIARALMAEPEILILDEFLEGVDQQSREQLVRAIDIAAANGTTIVCSAHRKEELPSCINKTLYIREGKIDQCRDSQGREVSCAGNQDFKRTPPEVNSIEPGRSLFKLADSSVVFLGKTVLHNIDWQMTGGENWAVLGRNGAGKSTLLRLLYGDAAAYAAEEDMERLPEKAENLRSARGRMGMVSASMQASFGEAVGKPIPIFDMVISGFFSSAGILDEISDEMREKTWEWLRFFGIEDLAERPMEQVSYGQLRKAFIARALIAGPDVLLLDEPLAGVDEESRREIYQLLELLAKAGVAMVYVTHHNEELIPSISHVLEIEEGRVAFRGTKEDYFKLRT encoded by the coding sequence ATGAGAGCTAAATTGGTTTCCATGAAGGATCTTTCTCTTACACTGGACCGGGGGCCTGTCCTTGAGGGGATAGACTGGGACATTTGTGAAGGTGAGCATTGGGCTGTTCTGGGACCCAACGGCGCGGGCAAGACTACTTTGATGATGATTCTGGCCGGGGAGGTCTGGCCCGATGATGACACCACCCGCGAATTCAGTGTTGAAGGCGAGATTACCAGCAGTCCGCTGGAGCCGCTGGAACGGTACCGCATGATTTCCCCGGAGCATCAGGATATTTTTGAAAAGCTGGCCTGGGACGTTACCGGGGAAGAAGTGGTACTTGCCGGAAAGGATAACACCCCGTTTCTGTACCGTCTGGCCGACGATGAAGAGTATGTAAGGGTTCGCGACTTCATGGAGTCTCTGGGCATGCTCGATCTTGCCAAGCGCAGCATGGTCAAGATGTCCCGCGGTGAAGGGCGTAAGATTCTCATCGCCCGTGCGCTTATGGCCGAACCGGAAATCCTCATCCTCGACGAATTTCTTGAAGGGGTTGACCAGCAATCCCGCGAGCAGCTGGTCCGGGCTATTGATATTGCCGCAGCCAACGGCACCACCATCGTCTGCTCCGCCCACCGTAAGGAAGAATTGCCTTCCTGCATCAACAAGACTCTCTACATCCGTGAGGGTAAAATCGATCAGTGCCGGGACAGTCAGGGACGTGAAGTTTCCTGTGCCGGGAATCAGGATTTCAAGCGTACTCCGCCCGAGGTAAACAGCATTGAGCCGGGGCGCAGTTTGTTCAAACTTGCCGATTCCAGCGTTGTTTTTCTCGGTAAAACCGTGCTGCACAACATAGATTGGCAGATGACAGGCGGTGAAAACTGGGCCGTGCTGGGGCGTAACGGAGCCGGAAAATCAACCCTGCTCCGTCTTTTGTATGGAGATGCCGCAGCCTATGCTGCTGAAGAAGATATGGAGCGTCTGCCTGAAAAGGCGGAGAATCTCCGTTCTGCGCGGGGACGTATGGGCATGGTTTCCGCTTCCATGCAGGCGTCTTTCGGTGAGGCGGTTGGTAAGCCGATTCCGATTTTTGATATGGTTATTTCCGGCTTCTTTTCTTCGGCAGGCATTCTGGACGAAATTTCCGATGAGATGCGTGAGAAAACATGGGAGTGGCTGCGTTTCTTCGGTATTGAAGATCTGGCAGAGCGTCCCATGGAGCAGGTTTCTTACGGACAATTGCGCAAGGCGTTCATTGCCCGGGCTTTGATTGCCGGTCCGGATGTGCTGCTGCTTGACGAGCCGCTGGCCGGGGTGGATGAGGAATCGCGCAGGGAAATCTATCAACTGCTGGAACTGCTGGCCAAGGCCGGAGTCGCCATGGTTTACGTGACTCATCACAATGAAGAATTAATCCCGTCCATCTCGCATGTTCTTGAGATCGAGGAGGGCAGGGTGGCCTTCCGGGGTACCAAGGAAGATTATTTCAAGCTGAGAACTTAA
- a CDS encoding TSUP family transporter translates to MIKPSGRYIFLFCAVFLGGCFGLLCPEILNAADIKIPEYIGRTNNPYILPDGSGPGFFQCTAIGLVTGMLSAVIGAGGGLLVVPALMTAGVSGIYAVGSELFRLFIFSTIQSIRMGINRRIKYALALIMTLGTVLGGLAGYALSKTIFIADPAGNDVFISSMIALWLIIYAFIIIPDFREDARKYALELLRKEKEENNPEEAINTQPEPPAEQKEAQKENEKKTENGAEAKADGKAEEKKKEPEPEPEPEPQFEDELYPDEEPWEIARSLRSMKFPPYIKFPHTFKEEEDELEPAEMKRDGEEPDLDSEEEEGKLERIPVLPIFFMTMIGGFFMALTGSGGVILTFTLMTKGFGCVAALVAGTDLARLALATGGLTMGTYGLNGFINIYCITGLVFGTITGLHLGSKGLKHILPYRAKGLVALLVVSVIINRILALPALLRKAGANIDPGLVSTFDSSGTYILLIGAGIFGGWIFFAFLSGIHKSLQPVDEKGADK, encoded by the coding sequence ATGATTAAACCTTCCGGCCGATACATATTTCTTTTCTGCGCAGTCTTTCTTGGGGGCTGCTTCGGGCTGTTATGCCCGGAAATTCTAAACGCTGCAGACATCAAAATTCCCGAATATATCGGAAGGACCAATAATCCCTATATTTTGCCGGACGGCAGTGGTCCCGGCTTTTTCCAATGCACAGCCATCGGGCTTGTAACCGGAATGCTCAGTGCTGTTATCGGTGCTGGCGGAGGGTTGCTGGTGGTTCCGGCACTGATGACCGCCGGGGTCAGCGGTATTTATGCCGTTGGGTCAGAATTGTTCCGGCTGTTCATTTTCAGCACCATCCAGTCCATCCGCATGGGCATAAACAGACGCATCAAATACGCCCTCGCCCTGATCATGACCCTAGGCACCGTGCTGGGCGGGCTGGCCGGATACGCACTCAGTAAAACAATTTTCATCGCCGATCCGGCAGGTAACGACGTTTTCATTTCCTCCATGATCGCCCTATGGCTGATCATCTATGCCTTTATCATCATTCCCGACTTCCGGGAGGACGCCCGCAAATACGCCCTTGAACTGCTGCGAAAGGAAAAAGAAGAGAACAACCCCGAAGAAGCAATAAACACCCAGCCGGAACCTCCTGCTGAACAAAAAGAAGCCCAGAAAGAAAACGAAAAGAAAACCGAAAACGGAGCTGAAGCCAAGGCGGACGGAAAAGCGGAAGAAAAGAAAAAAGAACCGGAGCCGGAACCCGAACCGGAACCGCAATTCGAAGATGAACTGTATCCGGATGAAGAACCATGGGAAATTGCCCGCAGCCTGCGCAGCATGAAATTTCCCCCGTACATTAAATTCCCGCACACCTTTAAAGAGGAAGAGGATGAACTGGAACCCGCTGAAATGAAACGGGACGGCGAAGAACCTGATCTTGATTCAGAGGAGGAAGAAGGCAAACTGGAGCGAATCCCTGTATTGCCGATCTTTTTCATGACCATGATCGGAGGATTCTTCATGGCCCTGACCGGGTCCGGCGGAGTAATCCTGACCTTCACCCTCATGACCAAGGGATTCGGCTGCGTGGCCGCGCTGGTGGCCGGGACAGACCTTGCAAGACTGGCCCTCGCCACCGGAGGCCTGACCATGGGAACATACGGACTGAACGGATTCATCAATATCTACTGCATCACCGGGCTGGTTTTCGGAACTATCACCGGACTGCATCTGGGCAGCAAGGGGCTGAAACACATCCTGCCCTACCGGGCCAAGGGACTGGTTGCCCTGCTGGTAGTCTCGGTAATAATCAACCGTATACTGGCTCTGCCCGCCCTGCTGCGCAAAGCAGGCGCAAACATCGATCCGGGACTGGTTTCCACCTTTGATTCAAGCGGCACTTACATCCTGCTCATAGGGGCCGGCATTTTCGGGGGCTGGATATTTTTCGCCTTCTTAAGCGGTATACACAAATCCCTGCAACCCGTGGATGAAAAAGGAGCGGACAAATGA